CAATACTTACATTTTAGATTTAGTTTTAAACttgattttacaaaaaaaaaaaaaaaaaactcactagATGTCAAAGGTCACCCTAAAGTTTTCTGAAGTATGTACTCCCACAACTCCTGTAACTCCTGTAACATCTTCAAACTGCCTCCAGATTTGTGGGGTTTGAGGACAATTTGACCATATTATTGTTAAATCTAAAGAGATCAGCCAGTTGACATGGCAAAGACATGTCAAAGTTTCCTTCATATGCAGTTTTGCATGGATTTAACACAAAGCAAAtggcatgctgtttattttcacaatttctgatttcataaataaatactttaataGTTTAAAGCTGCTCCAAAATAGAAATTAAGGAAATTGAATTTATATGTTTGCTTGCTTTTGTGGGGCAGACAGGATCTGGAATAACACCTTTGTAAAATGGCTGCCCAAAGTATTCAGCTACATGgttttgcatatttttaatCACAAACTCAGCCCCTGCCCTGAACCACACTGATAAGAATGTCATATAAATGTAGGTACATGAACTCTCAGGGTGCTACAACTGTAAATTATAACAAATGTAAAGTTATTtgcgtttatttttttttttaccataacATTCTAGATGTGTTTCAATCAGGATAAGACAAGTGTAGGGAATGTATTTATAGAAAAGATATGGGTGACTATCAGGATAAAGTGTTTGCAAGgttagccttgtagctccagtgcTCAGCTAAAGACAAACTGCATGTTTGGGGTGATCTGGGGTACATGGTGTAAATGGAaagttgtgtaaaataaatttttCACTGGACCATTCTTTTAACACATCAAGCTTCCATTGTTCCATTTTAGTTTAGTTTCTGTTCCATAGATTGTTGTAGAAAAAAACTACTTTAAATTATAAACATGTAACGATAGGTTAgtgttttttgctttgtttgctTGTGCACTGTATCCGTTCTGAGAAGCTATGCATCATGAGGCATATTGTGTATCATAAGGATGTAATTAATTATCACAATACTGCACTGTTGCCATATTTCCCAGCCCAAAGAGCAAGACATTTTTCTATCAGAAATGAGTCTCACAGTCACCATTCTGCGACAGTGAACTTTGAGCGTAACGGATGGCATCGCTGATAGTGTGGAAAATCACTTCTGGACTTCCTGTCTTGAGGTCATAATAACCACCTCTCCGCAGAGAATCAATCACAGAAGTGTTGCACTGTGCTAGTAGCAAGCGCACTCCTAACTCCTTATAATCCTTATACACTTCTTTTAGAGCAGAAACACCAGTGCTATCCAGAAATAGAACTGCACAGCAGTCTATGACCAGTGTGTGAAAGCTAGGGCCCTGTGGGAGAAAGACATCAGTGGAAACATCAGGGACTTGTTTGGACCCATCCTTCAACGCTCCCTGCTTCTTCCTTTGCTTTTCAAGCTTCTTGGATTTGGCTTTCTCTTTCAGTGGGTCCAGACCCACATTCCGGTACAGAGACTTTTTAAAGAGAGTCTGGTTAGCATAGTAGATAGGTGCTTCATAGCGGAACACAGCCACCCCTGGCTGTGTGTGAAGGCCCTTATAAAATGCCAGGTCCTCAAAGATCTCATAGTCTCCAGCTTGCCCCAGTTGTAAAGCCTGAGCCCTTTGGGTACGTGCAAGGACACAGAATGCAGACACCAGCACCCCCACCATCAGCCCCAGCTCAGTGTTGACCAGTGCAGACGTGGCCATGGTCACCAGCCAGATAGCAGCATCTACACGGTTCACTCGCCACATCTGTGGAACGTCCAAAAACTTCCGAAGCGCTCCCCGCAGGTTCACTACAATAATGACAGCCAGGACACATCTAAAAATAAGGAGGAGTGTGGTTAACATACAAATGTGTGATCAAAGAAAATATTGCTGAGTCAGCCATCCATATAGGCCtatattatcattttttaaataaaatcctAGGGAGTTAAATCAGttttcatgtttctttttctgtctttgtgcTGTAATGAATTAAGCACTTACTTCTGAAGTGAGTAGAAGAGTGGAGCAATaacaagaagcaccaacagcaGGACCAGAGCAGTGACTAATCCTGAGAGCTGAGTCTGGCAGCCGGTGGACTCCTTTACCAGAGTCTTTGTGAGGGCAGCACTAGTGGTGAAACAGTGGAAAAAGGATGGAAAGATGTTACAGAATCCAATAGCATACATCTCCTGGTTGGGGTCCACCACATAGCCATGCTTCTTAGCAAACATCTCAGACAAAGACACAGTGATCGCAAAGCCGACAATAGCTATTGAGAAGGCATCCACTGCTACGTTGGGGATAAGAGACATGTCGGGCAGCTGAGGGGGCATGAAGCCTGTGGGAATTGCCCCAGCTACCTCTGATCCATACTTCTCTTTAAAGTGACCAAAGTGTGAGGACAACGTAGCAACAATGACCACAAATAGTTCAAAGGGAATGGGGGCTTTAAGCTTGGATTTAAACCGGTCGTTGAGCTCTTTGGTGGGAACTAGCACCAGCAAACAGAGGAGGCTGGTGATGAGGTCACAGATGTTGGTTTGGCCCAGATTCTTCAGCAGACTGATCCAGGTTTTGATCAATGAGCCCCATCCCTTAGCACGAGGCAGATTCAGGCCCAGCAGATACTTCAGCTGGGATGTGAGGATAGTGAGAGAAGCACCAGTAGCAAAACCACTCAGAAGAGAGTCAGAGAGGAAGACTGAGACAAACCCAACTTGCAGGAGACCCATTAACACCTGAAATcaaaagaaaagagaatgagaagACATTGTAAAAAACATATAGATACAATTTTGTTTCTATTTAACCTCTTTTTTTtagtctgtgtgttgtgttggaatACCTCCTAAAAAAGGTATTTTCACATGTCCCTGTCACATGACAGCCACTATCAAATTGCCACTCcgtaatgaaaaaaagaaaatacaatatTATTTAGCCATCACGTCATTTAAACTGGAGAAGTTCAGAGTCTCGTTCAAGGCTTTCCACAGCTCTTGGGGTGCTTAACACCTGCTTTGTTTAGTCCATGTCAAAATAGTAATGAAATATGTCTGAGACCAATGGACCAAATTTTGGTCTGACCTGAAGCGGTATCTTGTCTGGATCGAACTGAATGGTTCAGTTTGTCTGTCTTGACAtagaaaatatgtaaaaacattTGATTTAATTGTAAATTCATTACGACAACCATATCATGCTGTCGTGAACACAGACAACATTCATATATATTCAGATATAAAACTTTTCCAGGGATTCTGTGTTTTTTAGTATTCAGAGCTGGATCTTACAggattaaatatatacattgtaacaaatacacaaactcTGATTAGAAGCCTGTCCCAGATTTTCAGGTGAAGTGTTCTCAATCTCAGAAAAGCCAAACCAGTATTCATTATTGTTGTATCTTTTTCTGTTAAGAGGCATTTTTAGCCAAAGCACACTCTGCCATCTTATATGCACAATGCTTTGTGTCGTCTCCAAGGAGGGCAAAAGAAAAAGTTGGACAAGGCCAAAGTTTCCACTGGGCGTGCCATGTGGCCATCCTGACTATGAAAACAAGGGGCTAAGAACAACacaacattgaaaatgtgtggcttCATTCTCTGCAAGGGACAtctttaatgtatctttacactgaatttagtcatttacttctatattaatgtttaaattttgCGTACGGGTTTATAGGGTGATGTGTTATGGCTGAAtaccacacacactttttctgGTTTGAGGGAGGGGTGGCAGGTTACCAATGGGGAACACCATTTTATTTGAACTTTGTTCTGGGTTAGGAACCATGTGTTTAGTTAGCTGGGGTTCTGTTTGCTATTTCGGCAAGGAACAAcgctacctgttgcaccactgtacAGCCCTGCACTAAATCAGACTGACCAAATGCCCTCAGATCTCCTCTTGTTTCAACACTATATGAAACAGGGCTACTGTTCACCTCAGCTGCTCAAACGTCACAAAATTGTGCAATAGCCTCTGTATAAAACTTTTgtacaatattttatattatactaTACTATTTTGTCAATGTCCAGTTTCTTTTTCTGTCAAGCAgcaaaaagtaaaaattaagctatatacaattatttaaaaaagatcaaatatttcagtttttacCACTTTCTCCACTTACCCTCCCCCTTGTCAACTCTGTTCAGACTGTAGAGTCAACTCCATTGCAATttccagttttgtttttttttctgtttgtcagTAAGACAAAAATTATGGAGATATGCAGATAAATGCAATACCAATCCTATCTACACTGTGTCAACATTGGAAAAAACTGTCATGCCATCTAAAGCCCGCATTTTACACAGAAGTtgacagaaatgtgacaattctGTGACATAATCCTGCAATGCCACTATTGCACATGCACACATTGATAACAATGCAAAAACATAATTATCCATAAACAAAAGaacaatcattttaaaatttagaacagtttattattattattattattataatcgcATTCTAATGATTAGACAGACACTTACTTGATAGACCCCGGCTGTGAAGGTGACAGTGGCCCCTACAATAATGGCATAGCAGCTGCGATCACAGTAAGGTTTGGTGCTGTTCTCCAGGCTGCTCAGATTGCCCTGATGATCAGGGAGATATCCAGCCACAGCCAGCTCCCTGTCCACCACCTGACCTACCAGCAGACATAGTACACCAAATATTCCCACCGATATGTGTCTGGAGGTCCCTAAAAGAGCATAGATAATGCTGGAAAAGAAAGATGTGTAAAGGCCATATATTGGATCCTGTCCTGCAAGCAGGGAGTAGGCAATAGACTGAGGCACTAGAAGTATGCCCACAATTACTCCAGACATCAAATCTCCAAGAACCCAGTCTTTGACCTGATACTTTGGCAGCCATTTCAGAATTGGTACACAGTCAACGAGCAGGGCTTTGGCTCGAGCTGGGCTGCAAGAGCAATGCTTTTTCAACTTTCGGCGAAGCACCTTTTTTAGAGGTTCCTTCTCTTGTCCACACTCCTCCAAAATAAAGGGAATGTGAAGATCATTCTCATGTCCACCTTCTGCAGCAGTCCGATTGTCCTTCTCCCCAGCCATTGTGCACTGACCTAAAGATGTTCCTTAGAGAAAGgcagatatttaaaaataagctTATCAGTAGACAATTTGCATTGCATACAGCCATAAATTCTACATATCAGTTTGATATATTAAGACAACGATGAACCAAAAGGAAGGTCTCCACCTTTGTTTGTGATAAGGGCCTtttaaagcaaagaaaaaaattatatatatatatatatatatatattttttttttttttttaaatcaagggCTAAGTATTCATTAGCACAGGCCAAAGACAGTCAATATTTGCTACACGGCAGGGAAATCAATAAGTCATCAAGCAAACATTATCTCAGCAAGCCTCCAATGACTTTCAAAGGGTAAGAACAGCTAAatactttgtttaaaaaaaaggttgGGTGCACACATAAAAGTAAGCAAATAAATAAGTCTGCCATTCTAACAGCTAGCATGATAAACAAGCAAAGTATCTcagtctggaaaaaaaaaatcattcatgtAGAACAGTGTTCAATTTAAAGGAAGTGTCATGTTTCTGAATTTTTATGATGCAACTAGAAAACACTATGACAACGGAAATATTGTACCACGATGGTATAAAATCAACTACAAACTAAAAACTACAAGAAAGATGAAAAAAATGCATCTCCATTTACTGCCTTTTACACCCTGacatttgtaatttttaattaacCAGCAGAAATGGcctaaaacattaacattacgAAGAGCCTACCATTTTGTAAATTGTGGGCTGTTTGATTACAGTCAACACAAGATAATATTATAGTGTGCCACTTAATGTATCATTTGGTGAAGTGTGTGGTCTAGGTTTTGGGATGGCGACATGCAAGTAAGACCACACAAAGTTAATCCAGATTCCTCTCCTACTAAAAGCCATTAAAATTGAGGTCAAATTCAGTACCTCCACCAAATAACCCACTCCCTCATGAAACAACAATCAGCACTTTGTGTAAATGAGCCACGACAGAGCTAAAGGGATTGCTTGACCTTCCATTTTTTCTGAAACTTTTTCACTGCCTAATATTTCATAATAAGTGGTTTTCGTTTATGAATACGAGCCTTAGGCTgtaatttgtttaattaatgaATCTATAGCCATATAACTGAATGGCATTCTGTGACGTAAAATAGCATCAAACGCTAAGAGCGGAATGCAAAAGTTATTtcgtttaaaatcttttttttttaaacatgtatttttccatactctcaaactgaaaaagagaactacatacatttacatttaaacattaCTATTCAAAGTCTAATTACAACTTCACTTAAATCCCGCAGATTCTGCAGTATACGTAGCTAA
This region of Hoplias malabaricus isolate fHopMal1 chromosome 17, fHopMal1.hap1, whole genome shotgun sequence genomic DNA includes:
- the slc26a2 gene encoding sulfate transporter, translated to MAGEKDNRTAAEGGHENDLHIPFILEECGQEKEPLKKVLRRKLKKHCSCSPARAKALLVDCVPILKWLPKYQVKDWVLGDLMSGVIVGILLVPQSIAYSLLAGQDPIYGLYTSFFSSIIYALLGTSRHISVGIFGVLCLLVGQVVDRELAVAGYLPDHQGNLSSLENSTKPYCDRSCYAIIVGATVTFTAGVYQVLMGLLQVGFVSVFLSDSLLSGFATGASLTILTSQLKYLLGLNLPRAKGWGSLIKTWISLLKNLGQTNICDLITSLLCLLVLVPTKELNDRFKSKLKAPIPFELFVVIVATLSSHFGHFKEKYGSEVAGAIPTGFMPPQLPDMSLIPNVAVDAFSIAIVGFAITVSLSEMFAKKHGYVVDPNQEMYAIGFCNIFPSFFHCFTTSAALTKTLVKESTGCQTQLSGLVTALVLLLVLLVIAPLFYSLQKCVLAVIIVVNLRGALRKFLDVPQMWRVNRVDAAIWLVTMATSALVNTELGLMVGVLVSAFCVLARTQRAQALQLGQAGDYEIFEDLAFYKGLHTQPGVAVFRYEAPIYYANQTLFKKSLYRNVGLDPLKEKAKSKKLEKQRKKQGALKDGSKQVPDVSTDVFLPQGPSFHTLVIDCCAVLFLDSTGVSALKEVYKDYKELGVRLLLAQCNTSVIDSLRRGGYYDLKTGSPEVIFHTISDAIRYAQSSLSQNGDCETHF